One genomic window of Caenorhabditis elegans chromosome I includes the following:
- the let-383 gene encoding uncharacterized protein (Confirmed by transcript evidence), which yields MICFKIDWCQFLLILVLLISSLESFPVSSEALMTVEDGLEIEKPSHARHHHHKHHIRHKHRRRSLTSEEDRTKTQRNKQVMLTKPYWPWP from the exons ATgatttgctttaaaattgactg gtgtcAATTTCTTCTAATTCTGGTTCTTCTCATATCATCTTTGGAATCATTTCCAGTATCTTCAGAAGCATTGATGACTGTTGAAGATGGCTTAGAAATTGAGAAACCATCACATGCTCGTCACCATCATCATAAG catcaCATCCGTCACAAGCATCGTCGAAGAAGCTTAACATCTGAAGAAGATCGCACAAAAACGCAACGAAATAAGCAAGTAATGCTGACAAAACC